The Stenotrophomonas sp. NA06056 genome segment GATGGCAACGAGAGCAAGGCGTACTTCGTGCAGGATGGCCTGGGCCTGAAACTGCTGCAGCAGCACGGTATCCACCCCGTGCTGATCACCGCGCGCAACAGCCAGTCCGCGCTCAAGCGCGGCGCTGACCTGGGCATCGACACCCAGATTGCCGTCGGCGACAAGCTGGCCAGCGTGCAGGCACTGTGCGCGCAGCACGGCATCGGCCTGGAGCAGGTGGCCTTCATGGGTGACGATCTGCCGGATCTGGCGCCACTGGGCGCGGTCGGCCTGGCTGTCGCCCCGGCCAATGCCCATCCGTGGATTGCCGAGCGCGTGCACTGGATGACCCGTGCCGAGGGTGGCCGTGGTGCGGCACGCGAGCTGTGCGACGTGCTGCTGGCCGCTCAAGGCCGCGTGGACGCCGTGCTGGCGAGGTTCGGCGCATGAACGCTCCCACCCTGAACTGGCGGATGATCCTCGGTGTCGGCCTGCTGCTGGCGGCCCTGCTGAGCAGTTGGGCAGCGCTGCGCAACCGTGAAAAGGCACCGGTTGTCGAAGGCCAGGACGCCGGTGTGGACTACATCCTGCACGATTTCCAGATCGTCGCCCTGGACGAACACGGCAAGGAATCGACCACCCTGCGCGCGCCCCTGCTGGAACGCCAGCGTGGCGACCAGACGCTCAACATCACCACCCCGCTGTTCGAAATGCCCGACAAGGACGGCAAGCACTGGACGCTGCGCGCCGAGACCGGCTGGCTCAGTGCCAAGGGCGACGAGATGAAGCTGCGTGGCAACGTCGCCGGCGACAGCCCCGCCGATCCCGGCGTGGTCACGACCACCTTCCGCACCGATCACCTGGATGTGTTCCCCAAGGACAACCGCGCCCGTACCGATGCCCTGGTGACCATGACCCGCCCGGGCATGGAGCAGTCCGGCGTCGGGTTCGAGGTGGATTCGAAGAACAACACGTATCATTTCCTCAGCCAGTCCAAGGGCCGTTACACGCCCAAGCGCTGATTCCGCCGCCCGCCCGCGACGTCTTCGGACAGGCGCGAAGCAGGCAGCCCCCACCCGCAGCCC includes the following:
- the lptC gene encoding LPS export ABC transporter periplasmic protein LptC, which encodes MNAPTLNWRMILGVGLLLAALLSSWAALRNREKAPVVEGQDAGVDYILHDFQIVALDEHGKESTTLRAPLLERQRGDQTLNITTPLFEMPDKDGKHWTLRAETGWLSAKGDEMKLRGNVAGDSPADPGVVTTTFRTDHLDVFPKDNRARTDALVTMTRPGMEQSGVGFEVDSKNNTYHFLSQSKGRYTPKR
- a CDS encoding HAD hydrolase family protein, with amino-acid sequence MPWSPLPAFPAHLHAVAAGIRLACFDVDGTLTDGQLYYDKDGNESKAYFVQDGLGLKLLQQHGIHPVLITARNSQSALKRGADLGIDTQIAVGDKLASVQALCAQHGIGLEQVAFMGDDLPDLAPLGAVGLAVAPANAHPWIAERVHWMTRAEGGRGAARELCDVLLAAQGRVDAVLARFGA